In Nitrosophilus labii, the following proteins share a genomic window:
- a CDS encoding M23 family metallopeptidase: MRRREKGKFKILFVLIILIVAALGVYIYTSKDFEREKPEILIENKIYWNMKKPIEVTIKDNLGIKSYKITINDGKNEQVLFDEKLDVPVKILTIPIEAPKVGMLFESNKAIIDIEVKDASKWNYLMGNEAGKKVYVVIDRKKPNQFIVANSYKIRRGGSAAVIFKSTDENLKDVYIKTNFGKKFIPQPFYKDGYYISLVAWPVNQKNFRAYVIAEDKAGNVTKTYIRYFLQDKKYKKSKIRLKKSFLEGKVADLANEYIETAKMSDIEKFKFVNEMLRKKNEDLIHEITSKVPQEMIENFSLKSFYPLKNAAAVASFGDHRYYYYKGKLISESYHLGLDLASVKRAPIIASNDGKVIYADYNGIYGNMPIIYHGLGLYTLYAHCSALKVRKGDDVVKKDVIAKTGATGLVLGDHLHFGVLVQGVEVLPSEWMDKRWIKLNVTDIIKDAKKMIDMEER; the protein is encoded by the coding sequence TTGAGAAGAAGAGAAAAAGGAAAATTCAAGATACTTTTTGTCCTGATTATTTTGATTGTAGCAGCATTAGGCGTATATATATACACTTCTAAAGATTTTGAGAGAGAAAAACCTGAAATTTTGATAGAGAATAAGATATATTGGAATATGAAAAAACCTATTGAAGTAACTATAAAAGACAATCTGGGAATAAAATCTTACAAGATAACCATAAATGACGGTAAAAATGAACAAGTTTTATTTGATGAAAAATTAGATGTTCCTGTAAAAATTTTAACTATACCTATTGAGGCTCCTAAAGTAGGAATGCTATTTGAATCTAATAAAGCGATTATCGATATAGAAGTAAAAGATGCGAGCAAATGGAACTATCTAATGGGGAATGAAGCTGGGAAAAAAGTTTATGTAGTTATAGATAGAAAAAAACCGAATCAGTTTATAGTAGCAAACTCTTATAAGATTAGAAGAGGAGGTAGCGCTGCAGTTATCTTTAAATCAACCGATGAAAACCTAAAAGATGTATATATAAAGACAAATTTTGGTAAAAAATTTATTCCGCAACCTTTTTATAAAGATGGATATTATATCTCTTTGGTTGCTTGGCCCGTTAATCAGAAAAATTTTAGAGCTTATGTCATAGCAGAAGACAAAGCCGGCAATGTTACCAAAACATATATCAGATATTTTTTGCAGGATAAGAAATATAAAAAGAGCAAGATTAGACTGAAAAAGAGTTTTTTAGAGGGAAAAGTTGCAGATCTTGCCAATGAATATATAGAAACGGCAAAAATGAGCGATATTGAAAAATTTAAATTTGTCAATGAAATGCTTAGAAAGAAAAACGAAGATTTGATACACGAAATTACTTCAAAAGTGCCGCAGGAGATGATCGAGAATTTTTCTCTAAAGTCTTTTTATCCGTTAAAAAACGCAGCGGCAGTTGCAAGTTTTGGAGATCATAGATACTATTATTATAAAGGAAAGCTTATCAGCGAATCGTATCATTTAGGTCTTGATCTTGCAAGTGTGAAAAGAGCCCCCATAATTGCTAGTAACGACGGGAAAGTTATATATGCGGATTATAATGGGATATACGGAAATATGCCTATTATCTATCACGGGTTAGGACTATATACATTGTATGCACACTGTTCTGCACTCAAAGTTAGAAAAGGTGATGATGTAGTAAAAAAAGATGTAATTGCCAAAACGGGTGCTACGGGATTGGTTTTAGGAGATCATCTCCATTTTGGCGTGCTTGTTCAAGGAGTAGAGGTTCTTCCTAGCGAATGGATGGATAAAAGATGGATTAAACTCAATGTTACAGATATCATTAAAGATGCTAAGAAGATGATAGATATGGAAGAGCGATAA
- a CDS encoding DUF448 domain-containing protein: MCICCRGRFLQKDLLRLQCENRKITKHTGIGRSFYICQGCLSEKKLAKSLSRVCKIDPKTALNMLKEIIDNG, encoded by the coding sequence ATGTGCATTTGTTGCAGAGGACGTTTTTTACAAAAAGATCTTTTAAGACTTCAATGTGAAAATAGAAAAATCACTAAACATACCGGTATCGGAAGAAGTTTTTATATATGCCAAGGGTGTTTAAGTGAAAAAAAATTAGCTAAAAGTTTATCGAGAGTATGTAAAATTGATCCGAAGACGGCTTTGAATATGTTAAAGGAGATTATAGATAATGGATAA
- a CDS encoding cytochrome c3 family protein yields MIGENREIKPQSINYEGEKKMEKNDFGQNGKPSFKIVVVLGAIFTVVGLVIAYITTIAVKETSGVNFCSSCHSMQPMANAYLNSVHGGFGKSGFVAKCADCHLPHDSLHGYLIQKVRTGIHDVVTEVTKDTYNIDWKEKREERRHFTYDSSCLHCHENLLRATKPNKKAFLAHKAYFSGKLKVEVDHKKVPAMCVDCHKYVGHYELGKELDKIGTVYDKDFYDYKRDEPNYAAEKEIDTESENSSVAKETEMENDDDTDEEKH; encoded by the coding sequence ATGATTGGAGAAAATAGGGAAATTAAACCTCAATCAATAAATTATGAAGGGGAAAAAAAGATGGAAAAAAACGATTTTGGACAAAATGGAAAACCTAGCTTCAAAATAGTCGTCGTTTTAGGAGCTATATTTACAGTAGTAGGTTTAGTAATCGCTTATATAACTACAATTGCCGTAAAAGAGACATCGGGAGTGAATTTTTGTAGTTCATGTCACTCAATGCAACCTATGGCAAATGCGTATTTAAATAGTGTGCACGGAGGTTTTGGTAAAAGCGGTTTTGTAGCTAAATGTGCCGATTGTCATTTGCCTCACGATTCGCTTCATGGATATTTGATCCAAAAAGTTAGAACGGGAATTCACGACGTGGTGACGGAAGTAACTAAAGATACCTATAATATTGATTGGAAAGAAAAAAGGGAAGAGAGAAGACATTTTACATATGATAGTAGCTGTTTGCATTGCCATGAAAATTTACTTAGGGCCACAAAACCAAATAAAAAAGCATTCTTAGCTCATAAAGCATATTTTAGCGGTAAACTAAAAGTTGAGGTTGACCATAAAAAGGTACCAGCGATGTGTGTAGATTGTCATAAATACGTAGGACATTATGAACTTGGCAAAGAGCTGGATAAAATAGGAACGGTTTACGATAAAGATTTTTATGATTATAAAAGAGATGAGCCAAATTACGCAGCAGAAAAAGAGATAGATACAGAATCGGAAAATAGTTCCGTTGCAAAAGAGACGGAGATGGAGAACGACGATGATACTGATGAAGAAAAACATTAA
- the ubiE gene encoding bifunctional demethylmenaquinone methyltransferase/2-methoxy-6-polyprenyl-1,4-benzoquinol methylase UbiE: MNNKQKKIVSMFDDIAKTYDLANRVLSFGSDVVWRKKACDKAYEFYGKKNIDRIADVACGTGDMLGFWQKRAEKKDIFVKEYLGIDPSSGMLKVAKEKFPTFSYIEAFAQDLPLEDNSSDFISISYGIRNVVDRVEAIKEFHRVLKPGGMLIILEFTKREKISFVDNVVEFYMKKILPTVGGIVSGNKEAYEYLPNSIDNFLTTEKLIQELEENDFEIMYNRSFSMGISTLFIAKKI, encoded by the coding sequence ATGAATAATAAACAAAAGAAGATTGTATCTATGTTTGATGATATTGCCAAGACATATGATTTGGCAAATAGAGTTTTGAGTTTTGGAAGTGATGTTGTATGGAGAAAAAAAGCATGCGATAAAGCTTATGAGTTTTATGGAAAAAAAAATATTGACAGAATTGCAGATGTAGCTTGTGGTACGGGAGATATGTTGGGCTTTTGGCAAAAACGGGCTGAAAAGAAAGATATTTTTGTAAAAGAGTATCTAGGTATAGATCCTTCTTCAGGTATGCTAAAAGTTGCAAAAGAGAAGTTTCCAACATTTAGTTATATAGAGGCATTTGCTCAGGATTTACCCTTAGAAGATAATTCGAGCGATTTTATAAGTATTAGTTACGGCATAAGAAATGTTGTAGATAGAGTAGAGGCGATAAAAGAGTTTCACAGAGTACTTAAGCCGGGAGGGATGCTGATAATATTAGAGTTTACCAAAAGAGAAAAGATCTCTTTTGTAGATAATGTTGTTGAATTTTATATGAAAAAAATATTGCCGACTGTTGGCGGCATAGTTTCTGGAAATAAAGAGGCGTATGAGTATCTTCCAAACTCTATCGATAACTTTCTAACTACCGAAAAACTTATACAAGAACTTGAAGAGAATGATTTTGAGATAATGTACAACAGATCTTTTTCGATGGGAATTTCTACACTATTCATAGCTAAAAAAATATGA
- the rimP gene encoding ribosome maturation factor RimP, whose protein sequence is MSLESEIKKIVESCGAKLYDIETVTERGRTIFRVTIKSDEGVDLDLCADISNMISPLLDVNPPVKGDYNLEVSSPGIERKLKKPSHFENSVGELVHIVFDDGTQLKGKLKEVKWPELVIETDRGEEKADMNEIASAKTYFEW, encoded by the coding sequence GTGAGTCTTGAGAGTGAGATCAAAAAAATAGTCGAGAGTTGTGGAGCCAAATTATACGATATAGAGACTGTTACGGAAAGAGGTAGAACCATATTTCGTGTGACTATAAAGTCTGATGAAGGTGTAGATCTTGATCTTTGTGCCGATATTAGCAATATGATCTCTCCTCTTTTGGATGTTAATCCTCCAGTTAAAGGAGATTATAATCTTGAAGTAAGCTCACCGGGAATAGAGAGAAAACTCAAAAAGCCTTCTCACTTTGAAAATTCTGTGGGCGAGCTTGTTCATATAGTTTTTGATGATGGAACACAGTTAAAAGGTAAACTTAAAGAGGTTAAATGGCCCGAACTGGTTATAGAAACGGATCGTGGCGAAGAGAAAGCTGATATGAACGAGATCGCTTCTGCAAAGACATACTTTGAATGGTAG
- the ribD gene encoding bifunctional diaminohydroxyphosphoribosylaminopyrimidine deaminase/5-amino-6-(5-phosphoribosylamino)uracil reductase RibD translates to MVDFDRFCMSLAIDEAWKYQGLTYPNPAVGAVVTKNGKILSIEAHKEAGEPHAEVLAIKEAYHRLSGDNEILKLSDSAEIHTYLQQNAKKFFYDATIYITLEPCNHYGKTPPCSTLIKNLKFKRVVISVKDPNIEASGGVDNLKKSGMLVEEGLMAKEGEKLIEPFKKWRGDGFVFFKLAQTLNGIIAPGIISSKKSREYVHKIRDKIELLVIGGNTIRTDRPTLDSRLVQGRAPDVLIYSKKKDFDKDIPIFSVKNRKVYIESSFERLKEYRYIMIEGGEGMLKATSKIVNWYLFFIAPKFKEGLGYSLNRELKILNKRNIGKDLVIWSENE, encoded by the coding sequence ATGGTAGATTTCGATAGATTTTGTATGAGCCTAGCTATAGATGAGGCTTGGAAATATCAAGGTTTGACGTATCCAAATCCGGCGGTTGGTGCCGTTGTAACTAAAAATGGAAAAATATTGTCTATTGAGGCTCATAAAGAAGCCGGAGAGCCTCATGCTGAAGTTTTAGCCATCAAAGAAGCCTATCATAGATTAAGTGGTGATAACGAAATTTTAAAACTAAGCGATTCTGCGGAAATCCATACTTATCTTCAACAAAATGCTAAAAAATTTTTTTATGACGCTACTATATACATAACTTTAGAGCCATGCAACCATTATGGAAAAACTCCTCCCTGTTCAACTCTCATAAAAAATCTAAAATTTAAAAGAGTAGTTATAAGCGTAAAAGACCCAAACATAGAGGCGTCAGGTGGAGTTGATAATCTGAAAAAATCTGGAATGTTAGTTGAAGAGGGTTTAATGGCAAAAGAGGGTGAAAAGTTGATAGAACCCTTTAAAAAATGGAGAGGCGATGGATTTGTTTTTTTTAAACTGGCTCAAACATTAAACGGTATAATAGCTCCAGGTATTATTAGTTCTAAAAAATCAAGAGAGTACGTTCATAAAATAAGAGATAAAATAGAGCTATTGGTTATAGGAGGAAATACGATCAGAACTGACAGACCGACGCTAGATAGCAGATTGGTACAAGGTAGAGCACCAGATGTTTTGATTTATAGCAAAAAAAAGGACTTTGATAAAGATATTCCCATTTTTAGCGTAAAAAATAGAAAAGTATATATAGAGAGTAGTTTTGAGAGGCTTAAAGAGTATCGATATATAATGATAGAAGGTGGAGAGGGTATGTTAAAAGCTACCTCTAAAATAGTAAACTGGTATCTTTTTTTTATAGCACCAAAATTCAAAGAGGGTCTAGGATACTCTTTAAATAGAGAATTAAAAATATTGAATAAAAGAAATATAGGTAAAGATTTAGTGATATGGAGCGAAAATGAATAA
- the rbfA gene encoding 30S ribosome-binding factor RbfA, whose protein sequence is MTPSEIKRARAASLLRELIFEALGNLNDEILRGITITEVIVKKGMYDADIYIDPSIYTEEERKEILKKLKKAASLLQSFCLESSGWFKCPKFHFKFDENIEKSKRIEELFDKIKEDK, encoded by the coding sequence ATGACTCCGAGTGAGATAAAAAGAGCAAGAGCCGCATCTTTATTGAGAGAGCTTATCTTTGAAGCTCTAGGTAATTTAAATGATGAGATATTAAGAGGGATAACGATAACTGAAGTTATAGTTAAAAAAGGGATGTATGACGCTGATATATATATAGACCCTTCAATATATACTGAAGAGGAGAGAAAAGAGATATTAAAAAAACTAAAAAAAGCGGCTTCTTTGCTTCAGAGTTTTTGTTTAGAATCTAGTGGATGGTTTAAATGTCCTAAATTTCATTTTAAGTTTGACGAAAATATCGAAAAATCAAAAAGAATCGAAGAACTTTTTGACAAGATAAAGGAAGATAAGTGA
- the lpxC gene encoding UDP-3-O-acyl-N-acetylglucosamine deacetylase, with protein sequence MKQTTIAKKVELTGIGLHKGKPVKMILEPLEADVGIVFYRRDAGISIPLSPDNVVNTKLATVIGKNGFTISTIEHLMSAIYSYGIDNLKISIDTDEIPVMDGSSISFCMLLEEAGVKKLSKNKKYIKIKKDIEVRDGKKFARLAPSNDIKFSFEINFDHPIIGRQKYEFDFSKKNFISQIARARTFGFLHEVQYLRSIGLALGGSLDNAIVLDDKKILNSEGLRFKDEFVRHKILDAIGDMSLLGAWFMGNYESFAGSHELNHKLTKKLFESEENFEILEIPSFGEEVVAFERAFA encoded by the coding sequence ATGAAACAGACAACTATAGCTAAAAAAGTGGAGCTTACCGGTATAGGTTTACATAAAGGGAAACCTGTTAAAATGATTTTAGAGCCTTTAGAGGCCGATGTAGGTATTGTTTTTTATAGAAGAGATGCAGGTATTAGTATCCCTCTCTCTCCTGATAATGTAGTCAATACAAAACTCGCAACCGTAATAGGTAAAAATGGTTTTACCATATCTACAATAGAGCATTTGATGTCTGCTATATATTCGTACGGAATAGATAATTTAAAAATTAGTATAGATACAGATGAGATACCTGTTATGGATGGGAGCAGCATAAGTTTTTGTATGCTTTTGGAAGAAGCTGGAGTGAAAAAACTCTCTAAAAATAAAAAATATATCAAAATAAAAAAAGATATTGAGGTAAGAGATGGGAAAAAGTTTGCAAGACTTGCTCCCTCTAATGATATAAAATTCAGTTTTGAGATTAATTTTGACCATCCTATTATAGGAAGACAAAAATATGAGTTCGATTTTTCCAAAAAAAATTTCATCTCCCAAATAGCAAGAGCAAGGACTTTTGGTTTTTTGCATGAAGTTCAGTATTTAAGAAGTATAGGACTTGCGCTTGGAGGAAGTTTGGATAATGCTATAGTTTTGGATGATAAAAAGATTTTAAATAGTGAAGGTTTAAGATTTAAAGATGAGTTTGTAAGGCACAAGATTTTGGATGCTATTGGCGATATGTCATTGCTTGGAGCATGGTTTATGGGAAATTATGAATCATTTGCGGGAAGTCATGAACTAAATCATAAATTAACAAAAAAGCTTTTTGAGAGTGAAGAGAATTTTGAAATTTTAGAGATACCGAGTTTCGGTGAAGAGGTAGTGGCTTTTGAGAGAGCCTTTGCGTAA
- the thrB gene encoding homoserine kinase: MLISVPATSANLGPGFDTLGVALNLRNEVHIKKSRFFSISIKGEGSKNFKLKGNNLFIRIFNEFYRNLTESSEKVKFRFTFYNNIPLSRGLGSSSAVIVSAIAAAYEAAGVAISKQKILDMALAYEPHPDNITPAVMGGFNSAVVENNRVYSLKKEIPDCVKAVVVIPNRVISTAHSRTKLPKYYSKDDAIYNLSHASLLVSAFFSERWDMLKIAAKDRFHQDIRLKAMPILFEVQKIAMESGALMSTLSGSGSTFFNMVLKEDAKRVEESLKKSFPEFIVRTLDFDNLGLVVK, translated from the coding sequence TTGTTAATAAGTGTACCAGCAACAAGTGCAAATTTAGGACCCGGTTTTGATACATTAGGGGTAGCGCTAAATTTAAGAAACGAAGTACATATAAAAAAATCTAGATTTTTTAGCATATCTATTAAGGGTGAAGGTTCAAAAAACTTTAAATTAAAGGGAAATAATCTTTTTATTAGAATTTTTAACGAATTTTATAGAAACTTAACTGAATCAAGTGAAAAAGTTAAATTTAGATTTACTTTTTATAACAACATACCTTTATCAAGGGGACTTGGAAGCAGTTCGGCCGTCATTGTGAGTGCTATTGCTGCTGCTTATGAAGCTGCAGGTGTCGCAATATCTAAACAAAAGATTTTAGACATGGCTTTAGCTTATGAACCCCACCCAGACAATATAACTCCGGCAGTAATGGGTGGTTTTAACAGTGCCGTGGTTGAAAACAACAGAGTATATAGTTTAAAAAAAGAGATACCAGATTGTGTTAAAGCTGTAGTTGTTATACCAAATAGAGTAATATCTACGGCTCATTCTAGAACAAAACTTCCAAAATATTACTCTAAAGATGATGCGATTTACAATCTTTCTCATGCTTCACTTTTAGTATCTGCTTTTTTTAGTGAGAGATGGGATATGCTTAAAATTGCCGCAAAGGATAGATTTCATCAAGATATCAGGCTAAAAGCAATGCCAATACTTTTTGAAGTACAAAAAATTGCTATGGAAAGCGGCGCTTTGATGAGTACTCTGTCTGGTAGCGGTTCTACATTTTTCAATATGGTTTTAAAAGAGGATGCAAAAAGAGTTGAAGAGAGTTTGAAAAAGAGTTTTCCAGAATTTATTGTTAGAACTTTAGATTTTGATAATTTGGGGTTAGTTGTTAAATGA
- a CDS encoding cytochrome c3 family protein — protein MKDNKIKISLIIAGVLILALVGIAVSGVNLTKFVKINESILENILRGSHHIFMDPNINVEYIKNHTGSTKKIDETELPQAFKPVQKYQHPPFIMGACQVCHAPKRSKPAAILTPTVQELCFECHIPVSQPKKNINCNKCHNPHHASKEHLIRKKVNAKECPVGKFEY, from the coding sequence ATGAAAGATAATAAAATAAAAATAAGTTTGATTATTGCCGGTGTTTTAATATTGGCATTAGTAGGTATAGCCGTAAGTGGGGTTAATTTGACAAAATTTGTAAAGATTAATGAGAGTATATTAGAAAATATACTAAGAGGCTCTCATCACATTTTTATGGATCCAAATATAAACGTAGAATATATTAAAAACCATACCGGAAGTACAAAAAAAATTGATGAAACAGAGCTTCCCCAAGCATTTAAACCTGTACAAAAATATCAACATCCACCTTTTATCATGGGGGCATGTCAGGTCTGTCACGCTCCTAAAAGATCAAAACCGGCAGCAATTTTAACTCCAACAGTTCAGGAGTTATGTTTTGAATGTCATATTCCGGTTTCGCAACCAAAAAAGAATATAAACTGTAATAAATGTCACAATCCTCATCATGCATCAAAAGAGCATTTAATAAGAAAAAAGGTTAATGCAAAAGAGTGTCCCGTGGGCAAATTTGAATATTAA
- the infB gene encoding translation initiation factor IF-2 produces the protein MDKVRVHEIASELGLKSKEVVEKAQELGLKVKAASSSVSLEDAEKLMEYIMSGVLPKKEEKTKEKEKPKKIEQEIKKEEKREIEKPKISEKETKKPKEEKRETLATASVKKRRGLVIVKKKRAAEPVSEATEKPKEIEEPQLEKKEEVKESELPKRKTKKVKKTVLPSKKESGKKIEILLDRDLDNISLNLEEEEVVLPDFSEELQKVEAEEKKKKELDEKKLKVSRKSFTLETRSLSRGKKKKKKKKIEKEVGEIKEVVIPENIRVYEFADKIGKSVGEVIKVLFNLGMMVTKNDFLDKDTLEILGEEFGVDIKTKNVEKEIDYVKAYDAIENDYLEERPPVITVMGHVDHGKTSLLDKIRKTKVTEKEAGGITQHIGAYMVQKNGKKITFIDTPGHEAFTEMRARGASVTDIAIIVVAADDGVKPQTVEAINHAKSAQVPMIVAINKIDKPDANPDLVKSQLSELGITPVEWGGDYEFVEVSAMTGEGIDDLLETILLQAEVLELKANPKREAKAVVIESSLEKGKGPVATVIVKNGTLHQSDHVVCGIAYGRVRTLINDEGKTIKEIGPGEPGVVVGLDKVPNAGDVMIAVKDDKTAREFAEKRAELERQKELSKSTKVTLEELSQLVKEGQIKKLPVIIKADTQGSLEAIKGSLEKLKNEEAKIDIIHAGVGAIAESDVTLADASDNAIILGFNVRPTGSVKNKAKQLGVQIKTYSIIYDLIDDVKALLSGLLSPIIKEEALGQAEVRETFNVPKVGTVAGCMVTDGKIERNAKARVIRDGVVIYDTKIASLKRFKDDVKEVSKGYECGIMLENFNDIKVGDYIEAYKEIEEAATL, from the coding sequence ATGGATAAAGTCAGAGTCCATGAGATTGCCAGTGAATTAGGTTTAAAAAGCAAAGAAGTTGTAGAAAAAGCCCAAGAGCTAGGACTTAAAGTAAAAGCAGCATCTAGTAGTGTCTCTTTGGAAGATGCCGAAAAACTTATGGAATATATAATGAGTGGTGTTCTTCCTAAAAAAGAGGAGAAAACAAAAGAGAAAGAGAAACCTAAAAAGATTGAACAAGAGATAAAAAAAGAGGAAAAAAGAGAGATTGAAAAACCTAAAATCTCTGAAAAAGAGACTAAGAAGCCAAAAGAGGAAAAAAGAGAGACTCTCGCTACAGCTTCGGTTAAAAAGAGAAGAGGTCTTGTAATAGTTAAGAAAAAAAGAGCTGCCGAGCCTGTTTCTGAAGCAACAGAGAAACCAAAAGAGATTGAAGAGCCTCAATTAGAGAAAAAAGAGGAAGTAAAAGAGAGCGAACTTCCAAAAAGAAAGACTAAAAAGGTTAAAAAAACTGTTCTTCCTTCAAAAAAAGAGAGTGGCAAAAAGATTGAAATACTATTAGATAGAGATTTAGATAACATTAGTTTGAACTTAGAGGAGGAAGAGGTAGTTTTACCGGATTTTTCCGAAGAGCTTCAAAAAGTAGAAGCTGAAGAGAAAAAGAAAAAAGAGTTAGATGAGAAAAAATTGAAAGTTTCTCGAAAAAGCTTTACTTTAGAGACAAGAAGTTTAAGTAGAGGCAAAAAGAAAAAAAAGAAGAAAAAAATCGAAAAAGAGGTAGGTGAAATAAAAGAAGTGGTTATCCCTGAGAATATAAGAGTTTATGAATTTGCCGATAAGATTGGTAAAAGTGTGGGTGAAGTTATCAAAGTTTTGTTTAATCTAGGTATGATGGTGACAAAGAACGACTTTTTGGATAAAGATACTTTAGAGATCTTAGGTGAAGAGTTTGGGGTTGATATAAAAACTAAAAATGTAGAAAAAGAGATAGACTATGTAAAAGCATACGATGCGATAGAGAATGATTATCTTGAAGAGAGACCTCCGGTTATTACCGTTATGGGACACGTAGATCATGGTAAGACCTCTTTGCTAGATAAAATCAGAAAAACAAAGGTTACAGAAAAAGAAGCAGGAGGGATCACTCAGCATATCGGTGCATATATGGTTCAAAAAAACGGCAAGAAAATAACTTTTATAGATACTCCTGGACACGAAGCTTTTACTGAGATGAGAGCTAGAGGTGCAAGTGTAACAGATATTGCAATTATAGTAGTTGCCGCTGACGATGGAGTAAAACCTCAGACTGTAGAAGCTATTAATCACGCGAAAAGTGCTCAAGTTCCTATGATTGTGGCTATCAACAAGATAGATAAACCAGATGCCAATCCGGATCTTGTTAAATCACAACTTTCTGAGTTAGGGATCACACCGGTAGAATGGGGTGGAGATTATGAGTTTGTAGAAGTTAGCGCAATGACCGGAGAAGGGATTGACGACCTGTTAGAAACAATTCTTCTTCAAGCTGAAGTATTGGAGCTTAAAGCTAATCCAAAAAGAGAAGCTAAAGCAGTAGTTATCGAAAGCTCACTTGAAAAAGGTAAAGGGCCTGTAGCAACAGTTATAGTTAAAAACGGAACATTACATCAAAGCGATCATGTTGTTTGTGGTATAGCTTATGGGAGAGTAAGAACTTTAATAAATGACGAAGGAAAAACTATAAAAGAGATTGGACCTGGTGAACCAGGAGTTGTTGTGGGGCTTGACAAAGTTCCTAACGCCGGTGATGTGATGATAGCAGTCAAAGATGATAAAACTGCTAGAGAATTTGCGGAAAAAAGAGCTGAACTTGAAAGACAAAAAGAACTTTCTAAATCTACTAAGGTTACTTTAGAAGAGCTTAGCCAACTAGTTAAAGAGGGACAGATCAAAAAACTTCCTGTAATCATAAAAGCTGATACTCAAGGGAGCTTGGAGGCGATTAAAGGTAGTCTAGAAAAACTGAAAAATGAAGAAGCTAAAATAGATATCATACATGCAGGCGTAGGTGCAATAGCTGAAAGTGATGTTACATTGGCCGATGCTAGTGACAATGCAATAATACTAGGTTTTAATGTACGACCTACAGGTTCAGTTAAAAACAAGGCAAAACAGCTTGGAGTTCAGATAAAGACCTATTCTATAATCTATGATTTGATAGATGATGTAAAAGCTCTTCTTAGTGGTCTTCTCTCTCCTATAATAAAAGAGGAAGCTCTAGGACAAGCAGAAGTTAGAGAGACGTTTAACGTTCCAAAAGTGGGAACAGTTGCAGGATGTATGGTAACTGACGGAAAAATAGAGAGAAATGCTAAAGCAAGAGTGATAAGAGATGGTGTAGTTATATATGATACGAAAATTGCTTCATTAAAGAGATTTAAAGATGATGTTAAAGAGGTATCAAAAGGTTATGAGTGCGGTATAATGCTAGAAAATTTCAACGATATTAAAGTAGGCGATTATATAGAGGCTTATAAAGAGATTGAAGAGGCGGCGACATTATAA